The following are encoded in a window of Lacinutrix sp. WUR7 genomic DNA:
- a CDS encoding aldose 1-epimerase family protein, whose product MYQISNELLQIAIKKIGAELCEISSVKNNTQFMWDANPNIWGSFAPNLFPVIGALKNNTYIFEGKTYPMPKHGFIRHNTDIKCIKETKNSLAFQLTYNDTLLKMYPFRCSYTISYTLENNQLIVHHEICNLDTKAMYFNLGGHPAFKCPVYKDEKYTDYSLLFEHTETAETYVLNTENGLISNRTKPVFNGTNAIPLDYNLFNKDALIFKDLKSRKVTLNSKTKGPILTVTHTDFPHLGIWAKPNADYVCIEPWIGYADTETTNQDITAKEGIMKLDANGIFKAKYTIEIHKAHLV is encoded by the coding sequence ATGTATCAGATATCCAACGAGTTACTACAGATTGCTATTAAAAAAATTGGCGCAGAACTTTGCGAAATTTCTTCCGTAAAGAACAACACCCAATTTATGTGGGACGCAAACCCTAATATTTGGGGAAGCTTTGCTCCTAACCTATTTCCTGTAATTGGTGCTTTAAAAAATAATACATACATTTTTGAAGGCAAAACCTATCCCATGCCAAAACATGGTTTTATTAGGCATAATACGGATATAAAATGCATTAAAGAAACGAAAAACAGCCTTGCTTTTCAGCTTACATACAATGACACGCTACTGAAAATGTATCCGTTTAGATGCAGCTATACCATAAGTTATACTTTAGAAAACAACCAATTAATAGTGCATCATGAAATTTGTAATCTCGATACAAAGGCGATGTATTTTAATCTTGGTGGACATCCAGCTTTTAAATGTCCGGTATATAAAGACGAAAAATATACGGATTACAGCCTTCTGTTTGAACATACCGAAACCGCGGAAACCTATGTATTAAATACCGAAAATGGTTTGATTTCTAATCGTACAAAACCTGTTTTTAATGGCACCAACGCCATACCTTTAGATTATAATTTATTTAACAAAGACGCACTTATTTTTAAAGATTTAAAATCTAGAAAAGTAACACTAAACAGTAAAACAAAAGGACCTATTTTAACGGTAACACACACCGATTTCCCACATTTAGGGATTTGGGCAAAACCAAATGCCGACTATGTTTGTATAGAACCTTGGATAGGTTATGCAGATACCGAAACCACAAACCAAGATATAACCGCTAAAGAAGGCATTATGAAGCTAGATGCAAACGGTATTTTTAAAGCGAAATACACCATAGAAATACATAAAGCGCATTTAGTGTAA